In one Ochotona princeps isolate mOchPri1 chromosome 16, mOchPri1.hap1, whole genome shotgun sequence genomic region, the following are encoded:
- the SRRM5 gene encoding serine/arginine repetitive matrix protein 5 encodes MSPMTSRATSPFRPTMSSPPKRSSKPSMSPASTGPSVPAMAPTPPASLKSTKLVTPSSPSKPTKPSTTPSRPMSPSSSKSTKPTDAKKAPPSKPSRKSRMRNKARMSSRASTDTRASMDTRASMDTRASKASGTRPQQQQQKRVPRSRGRTPGRRGTHNFKRSPSRTSTSSKMRTRNSRPSTAKGAGAPAPQQKQAGAKSSSQPQANHRERSNSQAGNTSRAQEQRPSPPGGAGLGTRSGLAMTASRTKSGSLSPTASRQQGHSQSPPPPLPSLPGSHEVQGQGQMAASQGEHDQSQAAVSSGTKGPSQASPSSTTRSPSRSSTPSRTRSPSASSTPRRVRSFRHHRTHSRARSRTRRGTPSLASSQKPAGRPRGNRSDSWSQTPTDDKTHSQSRSRSKHRARRKQRSTTPSEERNHSQPRPCSRKRGPRRRRLASSKRGRSPSRTPSRESSPSSERVGSRDRAAGPKQGRACPWRTPSTDRARSRSRASRKKTLSSRSRTTSTRKDRGQATVLTGGSGSLGRTWSRSPSRRPQEAPTLSQADVHAHTGPLAFTSPGERSSSSSSRLA; translated from the coding sequence ATGTCCCCCATGACGTCCAGGGCCACCAGCCCTTTCAGGCCTACCATGTCTTCTCCACCTAAGAGATCCTCTAAGCCCAGCATGTCTCCAGCATCCACCGGACCCTCGGTGCCTGCCATGGCTCCCACACCTCCTGCCTCCTTGAAGTCCACCAAATTGGTAACACCCAGCAGCCCCTCCAAGCCCACCAAGCCATCCACGACCCCCAGCAGGCCCATGAGCCCAAGCAGTTCCAAGTCCACCAAACCAACTGATGCAAAGAAGGCCCCTCCCAGCAAACCCAGCAGAAAGTCCCGGATGCGCAACAAGGCAAGAATGTCAAGCCGGGCCAGCACGGACACCAGGGCCAGCATGGACACCAGGGCCAGCATGGACACCAGGGCCAGCAAGGCCAGTGGCACgcggccacagcagcagcagcagaagagggttcCACGCAGTCGGGGCAGAACTCCGGGCCGCAGGGGGACCCACAATTTCAAGAGATCACCTAGTAGGACAAGCACCTCTAGTAAGATGAGGACTCGCAACAGCAGGCCCAGCACTGCCAAAGGGGCAGGGGCCCCTGCTCCCCAGCAGAAACAGGCTGGGGCCAAGAGCTCCAGCCAGCCGCAGGCCAACCACAGGGAGAggagcaacagccaggctggaaaCACGAGCagggcacaggagcagaggcctaGCCCACCTGGAGGTGCAGGTCTGGGGACCAGGTCCGGACTGGCCATGACTGCCAGCAGGACAAAGAGTGGTAGCCTGTCTCCAACAGCCTCTcggcagcagggacacagccagTCCCCACCGCCACCACTGCCATCACTGCCAGGGTCACATGAGGTGCAGGGTCAAGGACaaatggctgcctcccagggcgagCATGATCAGAGCCAGGCGGCTGTGTCCAGCGGGACCAAGGGTCCCAGCCAGGCCAGTCCCTCCAGCACGACACGAAGCCCCAGCCGGTCCAGCACCCCCAGCAGGACTCGCAGCCCCAGTGCGTCCAGCACCCCGAGGAGGGTGAGAAGTTTCCGCCACCACAGAACCCATAGCCGGGCGAGAAGCCGCACCCGCAGAGGCACTCCCAGCCTGGCaagcagccagaagccagctgGAAGACCCAGGGGGAACAGAAGTGACAGCTGGTCCCAAACTCCCACTGACGACAAAACCCACAGCCAGTCCAGGAGCCGCAGCAAACACAGAGCTCGCAGGAAACAGCGGTCCACCACCCCAAGCGAGGAAAGGAACCACAGCCAGCCCCGGCCCTGCAGCAGGAAGAGAGGTCCTCGGAGACGCAGGCTGGCCAGCAGCAAGAGGGGTCGCAGCCCGTCGAGAACGCCCAGCCGGGAGAGCAGCCCCAGCAGTGAGCGGGTGGGCAGCCGGGACAGAGCTGCCGGCCCAAAGCAGGGTCGTGCCTGCCCATGGAGAACGCCCAGCACCGACCGAGCCCGCAGCCGGTCCCGGGCCTCCAGGAAGAAGACGCTCAGCAGCCGATCCCGGACCACCAGCACAAGGAAGGATCGCGGCCAGGCAACGGTCCTCACGGGCGGTTCTGGCTCTCTTGGCAGGACCTGGAGCCGATCCCCCTCCAGACGGCCCCAGGAAGCCCCAACCCTAAGCCAGGCGGATGTCCATGCCCACACTGGCCCCTTGGCATTCACCTCACCTGGCGAGAGGTCTTCATCATCCTCTTCCAGGCTGGCGTag
- the ZNF428 gene encoding zinc finger protein 428: MTETREPAETGGYASLEEDDEDLSPGPEHSSDSEYTLSEPDSEEEEEEEEEEEETTDDPEYDPGYKVKQRLGGGRGGPSRRAPRAAQPPGPLAQPCQLCGRSPLAEAPPGTPPCRLCCPASAPQEVPTPAGRALGEGDEEPPQAGEGRPTGRGEEEEEEEEEEEEEEEGTYHCTECEDSFATLGELHAHFMLHARGEV, from the exons ATGACAGAGACCCGGGAAccagctgagactgggggctACGCCAGCCTGGAAGAGGATGATGAAGACCTCTCGCCAG GCCCTGAGCATTCCTCCGACTCGGAGTACACTCTCTCCGAGCCGGACtccgaggaagaggaggaggaggaggaggaggaagaggagaccaCTGATGATCCAGAATATGACCCCGGCTACAAGGTGAAGCAGCGCCTGGGGGGCGGCCGGGGCGGCCCCTCCCGTCGGGCCCCACGGGCAGCCCAGCCGCCGGGccccctggcacagccctgccagctctgtggccGCTCTCCCCTGGCCGAGGCCCCACCGGGCACCCCACCTTGCCGCCTCTGCTGCCCTGCTTCAGCCCCCCAGGAGGTCCCCACGCCTGCGGGCAGGGCTCTTGGGGAGGGAGATGAGGAGCCCCCTCAGGCTGGGGAGGGCCGCCCCACCGGGcggggggaggaagaagaggaggaggaggaggaggaagaggaggaagaggagggcacCTACCACTGCACGGAGTGCGAGGACTCCTTCGCCACGCTGGGCGAGCTGCATGCGCACTTCATGCTGCACGCACGCGGGGAGGTGTAG
- the ZNF576 gene encoding zinc finger protein 576, which produces MEESAEQQESAGSPRGGVSHPGAPQCSRCLINFADSKFQERHMKREHPADFVAQKLRGALFVCFTCDRSFLSSKALMAHQRGHTPAGPAGLAAQPPFPCPDCGKAFGQAASLRRHRQVHEAPAPGGTFTCTECGQGFAQEAGLHRHYIRHARGEL; this is translated from the exons ATGGAGGAGTCCGCGGAGCAGCAGGAATCGGCCGGCAGCCCCCGAGGCGGCGTCT CCCACCCGGGGGCCCCGCAGTGCAGCCGCTGCCTCATCAACTTCGCGGATTCCAAGTTCCAGGAGCGGCACATGAAGCGGGAGCACCCGGCCGACTTCGTGGCCCAGAAGCTGCGGGGGGCGCTCTTCGTCTGCTTCACCTGCGACCGCTCCTTCCTGTCCTCCAAGGCCCTGATGGCCCACCAGCGCGGCCACACCCCGGCCGGCCCAGCCGGCCTCGCGGCTCAGCCCCCTTTCCCGTGTCCTGACTGCGGCAAGGCCTTCGGGCAGGCGGCTTCTCTGCGGCGCCACCGGCAGGTGCACGAGGCCCCCGCGCCCGGCGGCACCTTCACCTGCACCGAGTGCGGCCAGGGCTTTGCGCAGGAGGCCGGGCTGCACCGGCACTACATCAGGCACGCTCGGGGGGAACTCTGA
- the PINLYP gene encoding phospholipase A2 inhibitor and Ly6/PLAUR domain-containing protein: MRPPTRPGSFLLATLLLCALLGLGRPLSCEVCKGYGPTCTGKMKTCEAGKDTCVVLVGESSTKGHKSVSIYKNCMKLSDCYSGFVSTTMSRDDYMVTNTRCCQSDGCNRGTVPLPQNNRTENGLMCPSCIAPFQETCPGTQAARCVGQETHCIYFAGNVQAGIFNTKFATRGCATESACYTKAGAEVPSASYLYFLRRADCLPAPWPPGRAE, translated from the exons atgaggccaCCCACGAGACCCGGGAGCTTCCTGCTGGCCACTCTGCTGCTCTGCGCCCTCCTGGGTCTAG GACGCCCTCTAAGCTGTGAGGTGTGTAAGGGATACGGGCCCACATGCACCGGGAAGATGAAGACCTGTGAAGCTGGCAAGGATACCTGCGTGGTCCTGGTGGGCGAGTCCAGCACAA AGGGCCACAAATCCGTGAGCATCTACAAGAACTGCATGAAACTCAGCGACTGCTACTCGGGCTTTGTGTCCACCACCATGAGCCGTGACGACTACATGGTCACCAACACCCGCTGCTGTCAGAGCGACGGCTGCAACCGTGGCACGGTACCCC TCCCCCAGAACAACCGGACGGAGAATGGCCTGATGTGCCCGTCTTGCATCGCGCCCTTCCAGGAGACGTGCCCGGGGACTCAGGCAGCCCGCTGCGTGGGCCAGGAAACCCACTGCATCTACTTTGCAGGCAACGTGCAGGCTG GTATCTTCAACACCAAATTTGCCACACGGGGCTGTGCTACTGAGAGTGCCTGTTACACCAAGGCTGGTGCCGAGGTGCCCTCGGCCTCCTACCTCTACTTCCTGAGGCGAGCTGACTGTCTGCCGGCCCCCTGGcccccaggcagggctgagtgA
- the IRGQ gene encoding immunity-related GTPase family Q protein, with protein sequence MRGDDVAAAVPYKSPAGRAECAGAEGRLIVPRREAAGAEGRAPRGHSAQARRGVRACPGAGVSDVRAEALERVPASRARFPPRVRGEAFARASVLLPAMPPPRGDVTALCLGPPGSGKSALIQALCAEDADPVELPEAIPEGRPDSGVPRLRAAGPGLFLGELSCPPAAPGPWAAEADVLVLVLPGPEGAAEPLAPELGEAARAALARGAPLLAVRILPGDESPKDAQAREQTTALLAAAGLGAAPLFMLPADRASSDGLGELERLRSALRSRAEALQRLLPAAQDGFEVLGAAELEAVREAFETGGLEAALSWVRAGLERLGSARLDVAVAGTADTSRVLGVLLGLDPDDACAVPASAPTPFPAPERPNVVFWIVPLGPTAASAASTPHATHYDALILVTSGAPMEKDLVQVRALVPPDAALVCVRTDGEGEDPEALGEAGKVEKAGRQSLGKAGVGGLEPAPAEGREKQGAGGEGQEKAGSECSQEGNGEKTAGSADAQCSSVLSPEDETWEVLEETRPPVFPLRPTGLPGLCEWLRCALPPPQAGALLLALPPASPAAARRKVAALRAGAWRPALLASLAAAAAPVPGLGWACDVALLRGQLAEWRRALGLEPASLARRERALGLTPGELAARTHFPGPVTRAEVEARLGAWAGEGTAGSAALGALSFLWPAGGAAATGGLGYRAAHGVLLQALDEMQADAEAVLAPPEPTL encoded by the exons ATGCGTGGTGATGACGTTGCAGCCGCCGTGCCGTACAAGTCCCCAGCGGGTCGCGCGGAGTGCGCAGGCGCCGAGGGCCGGCTCATTGTTCCCAGGCGAGAGGCGGCCGGAGCTGAGGGGCGTGCTCCGCGCGGCCATAGTGCGCAGGCGCGGCGAGGCGTCCGAGCCTGTCCGGGGGCGGGGGTGAGTGACGTCAGGGCAGAAGCTCTAGAACGCGTCCCGGCGTCCCGAGCTCGGTTCCCCCCGCGAGTCCGGGGCGAGGCTTTTGCACGAGCGAGCGTGCTGCTTCCCG CCATGCCTCCGCCCCGGGGAGACGTGACCGCCTTGTGCCTGGGACCCCCGGGCTCCGGGAAGTCGGCGCTGATCCAAGCGCTGTGCGCCGAGGATGCAGACCCGGTGGAGCTGCCCGAGGCGATCCCCGAAGGACGGCCCGACTCCGGGGTGCCCCGCCTGCGAGCTGCGGGCCCGGGACTCTTCCTGGGCGAGCTGAGCTGCCCACCCGCAGCGCCCGGGCCCTGGGCGGCTGAGGCCGACGTGCTGGTTCTGGTGCTGCCCGGACCGGAGGGGGCTGCGGAGCCCTTGGCCCCGGAGCTGGGCGAGGCAGCACGGGCCGCCCTGGCTCGAGGAGCCCCGCTGCTGGCCGTGCGGATCCTCCCTGGCGACGAGTCGCCGAAGGACGCGCAGGCCCGCGAGCAGACCACCGCCCTGCTGGCGGCCGCCGGGCTGGGAGCTGCGCCCCTGTTCATGCTGCCTGCGGACCGGGCCAGCAGCGATGGCCTCGGGGAGCTGGAGCGTCTGCGGTCGGCGCTGAGGAGTCGGGCAGAGGCACTGCAGAG gCTCCTACCAGCGGCCCAGGATGGCTTCGAGGTACTGGGTGCAGCCGAGCTGGAGGCTGTGCGCGAGGCTTTCGAGACGGGAGGCCTGGAGGCAGCTCTGTCGTGGGTACGCGCTGGCCTGGAGCGCCTAGGCAGCGCGCGGCTGGACGTAGCAGTGGCTGGTACTGCGGACACGAGCCGTGTGCTGGGCGTGCTGCTTGGCTTGGACCCTGACGACGCATGTGCAGTGCCTGCCTCTGCACCCACCCCTTTTCCAGCCCCCGAACGCCCCAATGTCGTGTTCTGGATTGTGCCGTTGGGTCCTACTGCCGCCTCAGCTGCCAGCACCCCTCACGCGACCCACTACGATGCCCTCATCCTAGTCACCTCTGGGGCACCGATGGAGAAGGATTTGGTGCAGGTGCGAGCCTTGGTGCCCCCGGATGCAGCGCTGGTCTGCGTGCGAACCGATGGCGAGGGCGAGGATCCGGAGGCTCTGGGTGAAGCTGGAAAGGTGGAGAAGGCTGGCAGGCAGAGCCTAGGGAAGGCAGGTGTGGGCGGGTTGGAGCCTGCACCCGCtgaggggagggagaagcagggtGCAGGCGGGGAAGGCCAGGAGAAGGCTGGCAGCGAGTGTTCACAGGAGGGCAATGGTGAGAAGACGGCAGGCAGCGCAGATGCCCAGTGCTCATCCGTGTTGAGTCCGGAGGACGAGACGTGGGAGGTGCTGGAAGAGACGCGGCCGCCCGTGTTCCCCCTGCGGCCCACTGGACTCCCGGGGCTGTGTGAGTGGCTGCGCTGTGCGCTCCCCCCGCCCCAGGCTGGGGCGCTGCTGCTGGCGCTGCCTCCTGCATCTCCTGCCGCAGCCCGGAGGAAGGTGGCTGCGCTGCGGGCAGGGGCCTGGCGGCCTGCCCTGCTGGCTAGCCTTGCAGCGGCAGCAGCTCCAGTACCAGGACTAGGCTGGGCCTGCGATGTGGCGCTCCTGCGGGGTCAGCTGGCAGAGTGGAGGCGGGCGCTGGGGCTCGAACCTGCGTCATTGGCGCGTCGTGAGCGTGCCCTGGGTCTGACCCCTGGAGAGCTGGCAGCGCGTACTCACTTCCCGGGCCCGGTAACACGGGCCGAGGTGGAAGCCAGGCTGGGAGCCTGGGCTGGCGAGGGCACTGCGGGGTCCGCGGCACTAGGCGCACTTTCTTTCCTATGGCCCGCGGGGGGTGCAGCGGCCACTGGCGGCCTGGGCTACCGCGCGGCACACGGTGTCCTGCTGCAGGCGCTGGACGAGATGCAGGCAGACGCCGAGGCTGTGTTGGCACCTCCTGAGCCCACCCTGTGA